A DNA window from Bacillota bacterium contains the following coding sequences:
- a CDS encoding sugar ABC transporter permease yields the protein MIAVGIVWPAVQTIGLAFVDAHGRFVGLQNFVSVLQNPETVDLGRFPFHSPPWGSLLHNAVWIVLHLPLSVILGLLLAVLLQRAHGAAFLKGVVFLGMVIPMIVGGVLVRFLFDEHAGVVNGVLRAVGLAAWARTWTDYPQTALFALILGSVWLWTGFAMLLYSAGLTAIPRDYYEAAAVDGASPWQQFLHVTVPGLRPMTTVIVAMTVLWELKLFDLVYTATLGGPGGSTLVLALQMYFYGFRALDPNRAAAVATLLSLLTLAVGVGFVRSSREGA from the coding sequence ATGATCGCCGTCGGCATCGTCTGGCCGGCGGTGCAGACCATCGGCCTGGCCTTCGTGGACGCGCACGGTCGCTTCGTCGGCCTGCAGAACTTCGTCTCCGTCCTGCAGAACCCGGAGACGGTCGATCTGGGCCGCTTCCCCTTCCACAGCCCGCCCTGGGGCTCGCTCCTCCACAACGCGGTCTGGATCGTGCTCCACCTGCCGCTCTCGGTGATCCTGGGCCTCCTGCTGGCGGTGCTGCTGCAGCGCGCCCACGGGGCGGCCTTCCTCAAGGGGGTGGTCTTCCTGGGGATGGTCATCCCCATGATCGTGGGGGGAGTCCTGGTCCGCTTCCTCTTCGATGAGCACGCCGGCGTGGTCAACGGGGTGCTGCGGGCGGTGGGACTGGCGGCCTGGGCGCGGACCTGGACGGACTACCCGCAGACCGCGCTCTTCGCCCTGATCCTGGGCTCGGTCTGGCTCTGGACCGGCTTCGCCATGCTCCTCTACAGCGCCGGCCTGACGGCCATCCCGCGAGACTACTACGAGGCCGCGGCGGTGGACGGCGCGAGCCCCTGGCAGCAGTTCCTCCACGTCACGGTGCCGGGGCTGCGGCCGATGACGACGGTGATCGTGGCCATGACCGTCCTCTGGGAGCTGAAGCTCTTCGACCTCGTCTACACCGCCACGCTGGGCGGCCCGGGCGGGTCGACCCTGGTGCTCGCCCTGCAGATGTACTTCTACGGCTTCCGCGCCCTGGACCCGAACCGGGCGGCCGCGGTGGCGACGCTGCTCTCCCTCCTCACGCTGGCCGTGGGGGTCGGATTCGTGCGGAGCTCC